One window of Nocardioides dongkuii genomic DNA carries:
- the acs gene encoding acetate--CoA ligase translates to MSDQTLSNLLKEDRRFEPPAELAAEANLKEEAYARAAADREGFWAEQADRLDWDRRWDQVLDWSNPPFAKWFVGGRLNAAYNCVDRHVEAGRGDKVAFHWVGEPADDTRTITYAELQDEVCKAANALTDLGVATGDRVAIYMPMIPEAVVTMLACARIGAPHTVVFGGFSSDALASRLTDCQAKVVVTADGGYRRGAPSALKPAVDEARTKTDVVEKVLVVRRTGQDVEWDDGVDVWWHDAVDGASTEHALEFFDAEHPLYVMYTSGTTGKPKGILHTTGGYLTGCAYTHWAVFDLKPETDVYWCTADIGWVTGHSYIVYGPLANGATQVLYEGTPDSPERGRWWQIIEEYGVTIFYTAPTAIRSFMKQGREIPDRRDMSSLRILGSVGEPINPEAYVWYRHVIGGDRTPVVDTWWQTETGSIMISPLPGVTHGKPGSAMIPIPGVAADVVTEEGESVPNGSGGYLVLTEPWPAMLRTIWGDDQRYRDTYWSRYAGFGEDGKGWYFAGDGAKKDSDGDLWVLGRVDDVMNVSGHRLSTTEIESALVSHPKVAEAAVVGAKDEDTGQAVCAFVILRDEAGDGGEDIVEELRNHVRKQIGAIAKPRQVMIVPELPKTRSGKIMRRLLRDVAEHREVGDVTTLADSSVMDLISSGLSDKPED, encoded by the coding sequence GTGAGCGACCAGACCCTCTCGAACCTGCTGAAGGAAGACCGTCGGTTCGAGCCCCCGGCCGAGCTGGCGGCCGAGGCGAACCTCAAGGAGGAGGCGTACGCCCGGGCGGCCGCCGACCGGGAGGGCTTCTGGGCCGAGCAGGCCGACCGGCTCGACTGGGACCGGCGCTGGGACCAGGTGCTCGACTGGAGCAACCCGCCGTTCGCGAAGTGGTTCGTCGGCGGGCGCCTGAACGCGGCGTACAACTGCGTGGACCGGCACGTCGAGGCCGGCCGCGGCGACAAGGTGGCGTTCCACTGGGTCGGCGAGCCGGCCGACGACACCCGCACGATCACCTACGCCGAGCTCCAGGACGAGGTCTGCAAGGCCGCCAACGCACTGACCGACCTCGGCGTCGCGACCGGCGACCGGGTGGCGATCTACATGCCGATGATCCCCGAGGCGGTCGTCACGATGCTGGCCTGCGCCCGCATCGGGGCGCCGCACACGGTGGTCTTCGGCGGGTTCTCCTCCGACGCGCTCGCCTCGCGGCTCACCGACTGCCAGGCCAAGGTCGTGGTCACCGCCGACGGCGGCTACCGCCGCGGCGCGCCGTCCGCGCTCAAGCCGGCGGTCGACGAGGCGCGGACGAAGACCGACGTCGTGGAGAAGGTGCTCGTGGTGCGGCGCACGGGGCAGGACGTCGAGTGGGACGACGGGGTCGACGTGTGGTGGCACGACGCCGTCGACGGCGCCTCGACCGAGCACGCGCTGGAGTTCTTCGACGCCGAGCACCCGCTCTACGTCATGTACACCTCGGGCACGACCGGCAAGCCGAAGGGGATCCTGCACACCACCGGCGGCTACCTCACCGGCTGCGCCTACACCCACTGGGCGGTCTTCGACCTCAAGCCCGAGACCGACGTCTACTGGTGCACCGCCGACATCGGCTGGGTCACCGGCCACTCCTACATCGTCTACGGGCCGCTCGCGAACGGCGCCACGCAGGTGCTCTACGAGGGCACCCCCGACTCCCCCGAGCGCGGCCGCTGGTGGCAGATCATCGAGGAGTACGGCGTCACGATCTTCTACACCGCGCCCACCGCGATCCGCTCGTTCATGAAGCAGGGCCGCGAGATCCCCGACCGGCGCGACATGTCCTCGCTGCGGATCCTCGGCTCGGTCGGTGAGCCGATCAACCCGGAGGCCTACGTCTGGTACCGCCACGTCATCGGCGGCGACCGCACCCCCGTCGTCGACACCTGGTGGCAGACCGAGACCGGCTCGATCATGATCAGCCCGCTGCCGGGCGTCACGCACGGCAAGCCGGGCTCGGCGATGATCCCGATCCCCGGCGTCGCGGCCGACGTGGTGACCGAGGAGGGCGAGTCGGTGCCGAACGGGTCCGGGGGCTACCTCGTGCTCACCGAGCCGTGGCCGGCGATGCTGCGCACCATCTGGGGCGACGACCAGCGCTACCGCGACACCTACTGGTCCCGGTACGCCGGGTTCGGCGAGGACGGCAAGGGCTGGTACTTCGCCGGCGACGGCGCGAAGAAGGACAGCGACGGCGACCTGTGGGTCCTCGGCCGGGTCGACGACGTCATGAACGTCTCCGGCCACCGGCTCTCCACCACCGAGATCGAGTCGGCGCTCGTGTCCCACCCCAAGGTCGCCGAGGCGGCGGTCGTGGGCGCCAAGGACGAGGACACCGGTCAGGCGGTCTGCGCCTTCGTCATCCTGCGCGACGAGGCCGGGGACGGCGGCGAGGACATCGTCGAGGAGCTCCGCAACCACGTGCGGAAGCAGATCGGCGCGATCGCCAAGCCGCGCCAGGTGATGATCGTCCCCGAGCTCCCCAAGACCCGCTCGGGCAAGATCATGCGCCGGCTGCTGCGCGACGTCGCCGAGCACCGCGAGGTCGGCGACGTGACGACGCTGGCCGACTCCTCGGTGATGGACCTGATCTCCTCGGGTCTCTCCGACAAGCCCGAGGACTGA
- a CDS encoding solute symporter family protein produces MDDQVLTSGLFLVVVALTVGITFWASRQTSGTNDFYAGGRSFSGVQNGLAIGGDYMSAASFLGISGAIALSGYDGFLYSIGFLVAWLVALLLVAEMLRNSGRYTMADQLAFRMRRRPVRMAAATSTVVVSIFYLLAQMVGAGALVTLLLGVDDQAVKNLTIVAVGALMIFYVTVGGMKGTTWVQIVKAVLLMTGSALIVVLVLIKFDFNLSDLLGTAASNSGQGSAFLEPGLRYGVSLTSKIDFLSLGLALVLGTAGLPHILIRFYTVPTSRDARKSVLWAIGLIGVFYLFTLVLGFGAAALLDTGTLDAAGNLASPRLAEEVGGGAGTTGGAVLLALIAAVAFATILAVVAGLTLTSSASVAHDIYNNVIKKGTATEQEEIRMTRIAAAAIGAIAIALAIPAQNLNIAFLVALAFAVAASANLPAIVYNMFWRRFNTRGAVWSIYGGLISSVGLVLFSPVVSGKGEDPTGKSLSLLPSSIDISWFPLENPGIVSIPLGFFLGWLGSVTSQEPTAEDRHTELEVRALTGAGAEQAIQH; encoded by the coding sequence ATGGACGACCAGGTGCTCACCTCGGGCCTCTTCCTCGTCGTCGTCGCGCTGACGGTCGGCATCACCTTCTGGGCGAGCCGGCAGACGTCCGGCACCAACGACTTCTACGCCGGCGGCCGCTCGTTCTCCGGCGTCCAGAACGGCCTCGCGATCGGCGGCGACTACATGTCGGCGGCGTCGTTCCTCGGCATCTCCGGCGCGATCGCGCTCTCCGGGTACGACGGGTTCCTCTACTCGATCGGGTTCCTCGTGGCCTGGCTGGTGGCGCTGCTGCTGGTCGCGGAGATGCTGCGCAACTCCGGCCGCTACACGATGGCCGACCAGCTGGCGTTCCGGATGCGCCGCCGCCCGGTCCGGATGGCGGCGGCGACCTCGACGGTCGTCGTCTCGATCTTCTACCTGCTCGCGCAGATGGTCGGCGCGGGCGCGCTGGTCACCCTGCTGCTCGGCGTCGACGACCAGGCGGTCAAGAACCTCACCATCGTCGCCGTCGGCGCGCTGATGATCTTCTACGTCACCGTCGGCGGCATGAAGGGCACCACCTGGGTGCAGATCGTCAAGGCCGTCCTGCTGATGACCGGCTCCGCGCTGATCGTCGTGCTGGTGCTGATCAAGTTCGACTTCAACCTCTCCGACCTGCTCGGCACCGCGGCGTCGAACTCCGGCCAGGGGTCGGCGTTCCTCGAGCCGGGCCTGCGGTACGGCGTGAGCCTGACCAGCAAGATCGACTTCCTCAGCCTCGGGCTGGCGCTGGTGCTGGGCACGGCGGGGCTGCCGCACATCCTGATCCGCTTCTACACGGTCCCGACCTCGCGCGACGCGCGGAAGTCGGTGCTGTGGGCGATCGGCCTGATCGGGGTGTTCTACCTGTTCACGCTGGTCCTGGGCTTCGGCGCCGCGGCGCTGCTGGACACCGGCACCCTGGACGCCGCGGGCAACCTCGCCTCGCCGCGGCTCGCCGAGGAGGTCGGCGGTGGCGCCGGGACCACGGGCGGGGCGGTCCTGCTGGCCCTGATCGCGGCGGTCGCCTTCGCGACCATCCTCGCCGTGGTCGCCGGCCTGACGCTGACGTCGTCGGCGTCGGTGGCCCACGACATCTACAACAACGTGATCAAGAAGGGCACCGCCACCGAGCAGGAGGAGATCCGGATGACCCGGATCGCCGCTGCGGCCATCGGCGCGATCGCGATCGCGCTGGCGATCCCGGCGCAGAACCTCAACATCGCGTTCCTGGTCGCGCTGGCGTTCGCGGTGGCGGCCTCGGCCAACCTGCCGGCGATCGTCTACAACATGTTCTGGCGCCGGTTCAACACCCGCGGTGCGGTGTGGAGCATCTACGGCGGCCTGATCTCCTCGGTCGGCCTGGTGCTCTTCTCGCCGGTGGTGTCCGGCAAGGGCGAGGACCCGACCGGCAAGAGCCTGTCGCTGCTGCCGAGCAGCATCGACATCTCCTGGTTCCCGCTGGAGAACCCCGGCATCGTCTCCATCCCGCTGGGCTTCTTCCTCGGCTGGCTCGGCAGCGTCACCTCCCAGGAGCCGACCGCCGAGGACCGCCACACCGAGCTCGAGGTCCGCGCGCTCACCGGCGCGGGCGCCGAGCAGGCGATCCAGCACTGA
- a CDS encoding DUF485 domain-containing protein — protein sequence MSSTSEHHDPGQAERHDPVYDELHDRPEFTELRRLYRGFVFPATVAFLAWYLLYVVMSNWAGGFMDTKLIGNINVALVFGLLQFVTTFLLAWLYSRFSTAKLDPLARVLDDEYRAHMGQGR from the coding sequence GTGAGCAGCACCTCCGAGCACCACGACCCGGGGCAGGCCGAGCGCCACGACCCCGTGTACGACGAGCTGCACGACCGGCCGGAGTTCACCGAGCTGCGCCGGCTCTACCGGGGCTTCGTGTTCCCCGCGACGGTGGCCTTCCTGGCCTGGTACCTGCTCTACGTCGTCATGTCGAACTGGGCGGGTGGCTTCATGGACACCAAGCTCATCGGCAACATCAACGTGGCCCTGGTCTTCGGGCTGCTGCAGTTCGTGACGACGTTCCTGCTCGCCTGGCTCTACAGCCGGTTCTCCACCGCGAAGCTCGACCCGCTGGCGCGGGTCCTCGACGACGAGTACCGCGCCCACATGGGACAGGGGCGCTGA
- a CDS encoding MFS transporter: MTITDPRAAAAPTDPAPRRGRWIDDWRPEDPEFWESTGRRVARRNLIWSIFAEHLGFSVWLIWSVSSVFLVSMGFDFGPQQLFLLVALPNLVGSLLRLPYTFAVPRFGGRTWTMVSAALLLVPTLGFAVAVQDPGTPYWVFCLIAATAGLGGGNFASSMANINFFYPSDKKGAALGLNAAGGNFGVSLIQLFLPVIVGGAGIFGMVKASDGGIHLERAAYVYAGLAVVATLAAYLFMDNLSSARSRPREQLQVVREPQTWVMAFLYLGTFGSFIGYSAAMPLLIKLNFWVPDPAPLGTGIYFAYFAFLGALVGSATRPLGGWLADRYGGARVTLAAFGGMIVFTLAVLWTLTQLTPNPGASPAVAEDNQSWFPWFLAFFLCVFASTGIGNGSTYKMIPAIFRTRAERASTPGTAERATALGVATKQASAAIGVIGAVGAVGGFLIPIAFSSPWVEQPMEATKGAFVVFTGFYLLCAAVTWFVFLRRPTPARAHTSLAGAGI; this comes from the coding sequence ATGACGATCACCGACCCCCGCGCGGCGGCTGCACCCACCGACCCGGCGCCGCGCCGCGGCCGCTGGATCGACGACTGGCGCCCGGAGGACCCGGAGTTCTGGGAGTCGACCGGACGCCGGGTCGCCCGCCGCAACCTGATCTGGTCGATCTTCGCCGAGCACCTCGGGTTCTCGGTCTGGCTGATCTGGAGCGTCAGCTCGGTCTTCCTGGTGTCGATGGGCTTCGACTTCGGCCCGCAGCAGCTGTTCCTGCTCGTGGCGCTGCCCAACCTGGTCGGGTCCCTGCTCCGGCTGCCCTACACGTTCGCGGTCCCGCGGTTCGGCGGTCGCACCTGGACGATGGTCAGCGCGGCGCTGCTGCTGGTCCCGACGCTCGGCTTCGCGGTCGCGGTGCAGGACCCCGGCACGCCGTACTGGGTGTTCTGCCTGATCGCGGCGACCGCCGGCCTCGGCGGCGGGAACTTCGCCAGCTCGATGGCGAACATCAACTTCTTCTACCCCAGCGACAAGAAGGGGGCCGCGCTCGGTCTCAACGCCGCCGGCGGCAACTTCGGCGTCTCGCTGATCCAACTCTTCCTGCCGGTGATCGTCGGCGGCGCCGGGATCTTCGGGATGGTCAAGGCGAGCGACGGCGGGATCCACCTCGAGCGGGCCGCCTACGTGTACGCCGGCCTCGCGGTGGTGGCGACGCTCGCGGCGTACCTGTTCATGGACAACCTGAGCTCGGCGCGGTCGAGGCCGCGCGAGCAGCTCCAGGTGGTCAGGGAGCCGCAGACGTGGGTGATGGCGTTCCTCTACCTCGGGACGTTCGGCTCCTTCATCGGCTACTCCGCCGCGATGCCGCTGCTCATCAAGCTCAACTTCTGGGTGCCGGACCCGGCCCCGCTCGGCACCGGCATCTACTTCGCCTACTTCGCCTTCCTGGGGGCGCTCGTCGGCTCCGCGACCCGCCCGCTCGGTGGCTGGCTGGCCGACCGGTACGGCGGCGCGCGGGTCACCCTGGCGGCGTTCGGCGGGATGATCGTCTTCACGCTCGCCGTGCTGTGGACGCTCACGCAGCTGACACCGAACCCGGGCGCCAGCCCGGCGGTCGCCGAGGACAACCAGTCCTGGTTCCCCTGGTTCCTCGCGTTCTTCCTCTGCGTCTTCGCCAGCACCGGCATCGGCAACGGCTCGACGTACAAGATGATCCCGGCGATCTTCCGCACCCGCGCCGAGCGGGCCAGCACCCCCGGCACCGCCGAGCGCGCCACCGCGCTCGGCGTCGCCACCAAGCAGGCCTCGGCCGCGATCGGCGTCATCGGCGCGGTCGGCGCCGTCGGGGGCTTCCTCATCCCGATCGCGTTCAGCTCGCCGTGGGTCGAGCAGCCGATGGAGGCCACCAAGGGCGCGTTCGTCGTCTTCACCGGCTTCTACCTGCTCTGCGCCGCCGTGACCTGGTTCGTCTTCCTGCGCCGGCCGACCCCGGCGAGGGCGCACACCAGCCTCGCCGGCGCCGGGATCTGA
- a CDS encoding molybdopterin oxidoreductase family protein: MTETRTHCPYCSLQCGMTLAREGRRLEVRAWPEFPVNEGALCRKGWTATGLRGHRERLTTPLLRDRATGELRAASWDEALDLVADRLRALQAAHGPDTVAVFGGGGLTNEKAYQLGKLARVALRTSRIDYNGRWCMSSAASAANQAFGIDRGLPFPLADVEDTDVLVLVGSNLAETMPPAARHLDRLRANGGHVVVVDPRRTPTADRADTFLQPVPGTDLALSLGLLHLLDAAGAVDEEYVAARTTGLDAARRTAAAWWPERVERVTGVPVAELRVLAERLAAAGRVTVLTARGAEQHAQGTATVLGWINVALALGMPGRPHAGYGCLTGQGNGQGGREHGQKSDQLPGYRMIDDPAAREHVARVWGVEPASLPGKGLSAYELLESLGTGSRALLVFGSNIVVSAPNATHVAERLAALDLLVVADLVLSETAAMADVVLPVTQWAEETGTMTNLEGRVVLRERAVAPPDGVRSDLDVIAGLAARLGSPGVFATDPEEVFAELGRASAGGRADYAGISYDRIRAEHGVFWPCPTPEHPGTSRLFAASFATPDGRARCVDVDHAGPAEPLDVAYPVHLTTGRVLAQYQSGAQTRRVRELPDDGPFVELHPMLADRIGAHDGEPVVVSTRRGQLTAPARVVATIRPDTVFVPFHWVGANRLTHDALDPMSGMPEFKVCAAAVGLDTPSLVPRDGYSTTERAS; this comes from the coding sequence GTGACCGAGACCCGGACGCACTGCCCCTACTGCAGCCTGCAGTGCGGCATGACCCTCGCGCGGGAGGGCCGCCGCCTGGAGGTGCGGGCCTGGCCGGAGTTCCCCGTGAACGAGGGCGCCCTGTGCCGCAAGGGCTGGACGGCGACCGGGCTCCGCGGCCACCGCGAGCGGCTCACCACGCCGCTGCTGCGCGACCGGGCGACCGGCGAGCTGCGGGCCGCGTCCTGGGACGAGGCCCTCGACCTGGTCGCCGACCGGCTCCGGGCGCTGCAGGCCGCGCACGGCCCGGACACGGTCGCGGTCTTCGGGGGCGGGGGGCTGACCAACGAGAAGGCCTACCAGCTGGGCAAGCTCGCCCGGGTCGCGCTGCGCACCAGCCGGATCGACTACAACGGCCGCTGGTGCATGAGCTCCGCGGCCTCGGCGGCCAACCAGGCGTTCGGGATCGACCGGGGGCTGCCCTTCCCGCTGGCCGACGTCGAGGACACCGACGTGCTCGTGCTGGTCGGCTCGAACCTCGCCGAGACGATGCCGCCCGCGGCCCGGCACCTCGACCGGCTCCGCGCGAACGGCGGCCACGTCGTGGTCGTCGACCCGCGGCGTACGCCGACCGCCGACCGCGCCGACACCTTCCTCCAGCCCGTGCCCGGCACCGACCTGGCGCTGAGCCTGGGCCTGCTGCACCTGCTCGACGCGGCCGGCGCCGTCGACGAGGAGTACGTCGCGGCGCGCACCACCGGCCTGGACGCGGCCCGTCGTACGGCGGCCGCCTGGTGGCCCGAGCGGGTCGAGCGGGTCACGGGCGTCCCCGTCGCCGAGCTGCGGGTGCTCGCGGAGCGGCTCGCCGCCGCCGGGCGGGTCACGGTGCTCACCGCGCGCGGCGCCGAGCAGCACGCCCAGGGCACCGCCACCGTGCTGGGCTGGATCAACGTGGCGCTCGCGCTCGGAATGCCCGGGAGGCCGCACGCCGGCTACGGGTGCCTGACCGGCCAGGGCAACGGCCAGGGCGGGCGCGAGCACGGGCAGAAGTCCGACCAGCTGCCCGGCTACCGGATGATCGACGACCCGGCCGCCCGGGAGCACGTGGCGCGGGTCTGGGGCGTCGAGCCCGCGTCGCTGCCGGGGAAGGGGCTCTCGGCGTACGAGCTGCTCGAGTCGCTCGGCACCGGCTCGCGGGCGCTGCTGGTCTTCGGCTCCAACATCGTGGTCTCCGCGCCGAACGCCACGCACGTCGCCGAGCGGCTCGCGGCGCTCGACCTGCTCGTGGTCGCCGACCTCGTGCTGAGCGAGACCGCCGCGATGGCCGACGTCGTCCTGCCGGTCACGCAGTGGGCCGAGGAGACCGGCACGATGACCAACCTCGAGGGCCGGGTCGTGCTCCGCGAGCGCGCGGTCGCCCCGCCCGACGGGGTGCGCAGCGACCTCGACGTGATCGCCGGCCTCGCCGCGCGGCTGGGCTCGCCCGGGGTCTTCGCCACCGACCCCGAGGAGGTCTTCGCCGAGCTCGGTCGCGCCTCCGCGGGCGGCCGCGCCGACTACGCCGGGATCAGCTACGACCGGATCCGCGCCGAGCACGGGGTGTTCTGGCCCTGCCCCACCCCCGAGCACCCCGGCACGTCCCGGCTCTTCGCTGCCTCCTTCGCCACTCCCGACGGGCGGGCACGGTGCGTGGACGTCGACCACGCGGGCCCCGCGGAGCCGCTCGACGTGGCGTACCCCGTGCACCTGACGACCGGTCGGGTGCTCGCGCAGTACCAGTCCGGCGCCCAGACCCGGCGGGTGCGGGAGCTGCCCGACGACGGGCCGTTCGTCGAGCTGCACCCGATGCTCGCCGACCGGATCGGCGCCCACGACGGCGAGCCGGTGGTGGTCAGCACCCGCCGCGGGCAGCTGACGGCGCCGGCCCGGGTGGTCGCCACGATCCGCCCGGACACCGTCTTCGTGCCGTTCCACTGGGTCGGCGCCAACCGGCTCACGCACGACGCGCTCGACCCCATGAGCGGGATGCCGGAGTTCAAGGTCTGCGCCGCGGCGGTGGGTCTCGATACGCCGTCGCTCGTCCCTCGCGACGGCTACTCGACCACCGAGAGGGCGTCATGA
- a CDS encoding FAD-dependent oxidoreductase, with protein MSGERVVVVGSGMAATRLVEELVARRTGHHVTVLGDEPHAPYNRILLSAVLEGTHSRAALTLRTAGWYAEQGVDLRLGARVLDVDRDAREVMLVDGTRLGYDRLVLATGSVPTLPPIRGLVRVDGRLHDAVHAFRSLDDCDRLDAAVTSGSTGSTHGAVRRAVVVGGGLLGLQVARALGVRGLAVEVVEGGEHLLRSQVDAKAGAIIARDLRRLGVTVYTGARAVRLDDAGLVLDNGYTLETDLVVLTAGGRPSTALARRAGLTVRRGIVVDDRLRSVADERVHAVGDCAEHGGRTTGFVPPAWEQAALVAAHLAGEDVTYAGTRSVARLRATGLEVAVLGDPQATGGEVVEVTNPVVGSHRRLVVRDGRIVAGTLVGDLSRIGLITQHYDRGTVLGPTEPGLLLMPDRATAAAVPVLPDDAEVCACAGVSAGAVRACASLEEARQTTRATTGCGGCSAAVRLLLAARTAPLEGTPR; from the coding sequence ATGAGCGGCGAGCGGGTCGTCGTGGTCGGGTCCGGCATGGCCGCGACCCGGCTGGTCGAGGAGCTGGTCGCCCGGCGGACCGGGCACCACGTGACGGTGCTCGGCGACGAGCCGCACGCGCCGTACAACCGGATCCTGCTGTCGGCGGTCCTGGAGGGCACCCACAGCCGCGCGGCGCTGACCCTGCGGACGGCGGGGTGGTACGCCGAGCAGGGCGTCGACCTGCGGCTCGGCGCCCGGGTCCTGGACGTCGACCGCGACGCCCGCGAGGTGATGCTGGTCGACGGCACCCGGCTCGGCTACGACCGGCTGGTGCTGGCCACCGGGTCCGTCCCGACCCTCCCGCCGATCCGCGGGCTCGTCCGGGTCGACGGCCGGCTGCACGACGCGGTGCACGCGTTCCGCAGCCTCGACGACTGCGACCGGCTGGACGCCGCGGTGACATCGGGCTCGACGGGCTCGACCCACGGTGCTGTCCGGCGCGCGGTCGTCGTGGGCGGCGGGCTGCTCGGCCTGCAGGTCGCCCGGGCGCTCGGCGTCCGCGGCCTCGCCGTCGAGGTGGTCGAGGGCGGCGAGCACCTGCTGCGCAGCCAGGTCGACGCGAAGGCGGGCGCGATCATCGCCCGCGACCTGCGCCGGCTGGGCGTGACCGTCTACACCGGCGCCCGGGCGGTGCGCCTCGACGACGCCGGGCTGGTCCTGGACAACGGCTACACGCTCGAGACCGACCTGGTCGTGCTCACCGCCGGAGGCCGCCCGAGCACCGCCCTGGCCCGGCGCGCGGGGCTCACCGTGCGCCGCGGGATCGTCGTCGACGACCGGCTCCGCTCGGTGGCCGACGAGCGCGTCCACGCCGTCGGCGACTGCGCCGAGCACGGCGGCCGGACCACCGGCTTCGTGCCGCCCGCCTGGGAGCAGGCCGCGCTGGTCGCCGCCCACCTCGCCGGCGAGGACGTCACCTACGCCGGCACCCGCAGCGTGGCGCGGCTGCGGGCCACCGGGCTCGAGGTCGCCGTGCTCGGGGACCCGCAGGCCACCGGCGGCGAGGTCGTCGAGGTCACCAACCCCGTCGTCGGGTCGCACCGCCGCCTCGTCGTCCGCGACGGCCGGATCGTCGCCGGCACGCTGGTCGGCGACCTGTCCCGCATCGGTCTGATCACCCAGCACTACGACCGCGGCACGGTCCTCGGCCCGACCGAGCCCGGCCTGCTGCTGATGCCCGACCGCGCCACCGCGGCCGCCGTCCCCGTGCTGCCCGACGACGCGGAGGTCTGCGCGTGCGCCGGCGTCAGCGCCGGGGCCGTGCGGGCCTGCGCCTCGCTCGAGGAGGCCCGGCAGACCACCCGTGCCACCACCGGCTGCGGCGGCTGCTCCGCCGCCGTCCGCCTGCTGCTCGCCGCCCGCACCGCCCCCTTGGAAGGAACCCCCCGATGA